The sequence TAGTTCCGGAAGTATAGATAAGTGTTGCTGTATCTTCATCTTCTTTCTTACAGATTTCTAGTTCTGAAGAAGATTTTGCGATAAAGTCTTCAAGATAAAAACTATTGAATTCTTTCTTGATCCAAACTGCTTTTTTAGCAATAATAATGGTTTCAAGATAGTTATCCTCTTTGTGTAAAAGTTCCAGACAGGCATCATACTGCATTTGATTTCCTACCAAAACTACCTTAGCTCCGGAATCTTTTATGATATATTCTGCCTGCTCAGCATTATTCGTAGAATAAATAGGAACGGTAATCGCTCCTATAGCCATTGCAGCCAGATCCATAATCATCCATTCAGATGAATTGTCTGAATAAATAGCAACTTTATCGTTTTCCTGAACTCCTGCTTCCTTTAAGGCATTGGCTGTTTTAAAAATAATCTCACTGAATTTCTTCCAGCTCAGCTCTTTCCAGGCTTCTTCTTTCTTTTTAAAACCGATTGCCCCTTTTATAGGATGTTTTTCTACATTTTTAAGGATTATTGCCTCTGCAAGATTCATTTCTTCAGCTTTTTGTCGTTAATATAATTGTTCAGGTGAAAGTCGATGCTCTCTTGTATCGGAATAAACTGGTAATTCAGTTTCTCCCTGACTTTGTGATTGGAAATGGTGTTGAATGAGGATATGGCTTCAATATTTGATTCTGTAGCCATTCTCAATTTGGGAATCAGCCATCCGAAGAGGGTACTGGCTAATTTTCCTATATTTAATTGAGATCTTGTAAGAATTCTTGCCTCTTTAAGACCTAATCGGGTTCTGATCTGTTTTGCCAGATCAGCATATCTGTTGTTTTCAGAAACAATAATAAAACGTTCTCCAAAAACATTGTTTTCCATGAGTTCAATGGCTGTTTTAGCAACATCTCTCACATCTACATAAGCAGACCCGCCTGCAAAAGTAAAGCTATTGTCTTCAAAAGTTGAAAACAGTTCACCGCTGCTTTGGGTCCAGTTTCCGCTTCCTACGATCATTCCCGGATTGATAATAACTACATTCAAGCCTTCAGCAGACGCTCTCCAGGCTTCCATTTCGGATAAATGCTTGGAAATAGCATAGGCAGAATGTTCCAGTTTCGGATTGAAGTCAGAATCTTCATCCAACTCTCCCTTTTCATTATAGTTATCCAAAACAGCTACAGAGCTTACGTGCAGAAATTTTTTAACACCAGATCCTTCACAGGCAAACAATAAGTTTTCGGTACCTTTAATATTGGTACGGTACATTTCTTTTTCATCTTTGGGATGAAAGCTTACTTTTGCAGCACAGTGATAGACTTCATCTACCTCTTTCAATGCATCTTTTAAGGAATCAATATCATCAAAATCTACATTAACCCATTCGATCTTATTAAAAAAATCATCAGGATTCTCCGTATAAAAGCTGTATGAATGCCTTACTTCGTTTAAATTGCTGCCCGATCTTTTGGAAGCACGTACGTTTTTACCTCTTTTAAGAAGTTCCAACACGATTATTCTTCCCAGAATTCCGGTTGCACCCGTTACAAAAACCATTAATTATGTTGCTTGATTGCTGACTAAAATATGATAATATTTTCTATCTTACAATTCTTAAGGTTCCTGTAAAAGTTACCCCAAAAACTGCTTTTGCAAATTTGCGATTTTTAAAGCAAAATTCAACTTTATTTAACCAATATTATCATTCTGGAAATCACAAAATTTGAAACTTAAATGAAGTATTTTATTATTTAAACCACAAATTATGGATTCCAAGAAGCCAAAAGGTATCAACCCTTTTGAACACTTAAGATTTTTACGTTGATAAATTGTATGTATTAGAAGTATCCTTAAGCCTTACGAAAACCTTATATTTTTATTGAGGTGAAGTGAATACCGCAACAATATTTAATTTATTTGAAAACGTAAAAACACGCTTCCTTTGAAGGAATGGCAAAAATTATTTGAATATTGCCAGGATAGTCACCATTACATAAAAAGCCCCGAAAGCATTCAAAAACTTCCGGGACTACTATATAAAAAGTTAATCATTTATACCATCACCACATTATCTCTTCTTGGAGCTTTGTCACAAAGAACATCTGCGATACTTTTAGAGATAAGGTTCGCTTCTGTGAGATTATCCAGCCAGAAGAATTCTCCTGCAGCATTGATTTCGATGAAATAATATTCATCTTCAGGAGAAACAATAATATCTATTGCTCCATAGTCTACATTGTAAATATCAAGAAGCTCCAGAAGCTTTTCTTTAACATCAGTGGGAAGCTCTGTCTGTGTCCATTTATCCAGCAGATTAACTCCGTCTTTTCTCCAGTCCACTTTAGCATCTTCAAACTGTTGAGAATCCACTTCAAAAGCATAGACATCTCTTCCTACAATGGTAACCCGAAGTTCTTTTTTCTTCTGAATCATTTTCTGGAACTGCATTGGGCAATACAAAAGTGAATCAAGTTCTTCAAGTTTATCTTCACTAACTACATTGGTAAAGA is a genomic window of Chryseobacterium nakagawai containing:
- a CDS encoding NAD-dependent epimerase/dehydratase family protein translates to MVFVTGATGILGRIIVLELLKRGKNVRASKRSGSNLNEVRHSYSFYTENPDDFFNKIEWVNVDFDDIDSLKDALKEVDEVYHCAAKVSFHPKDEKEMYRTNIKGTENLLFACEGSGVKKFLHVSSVAVLDNYNEKGELDEDSDFNPKLEHSAYAISKHLSEMEAWRASAEGLNVVIINPGMIVGSGNWTQSSGELFSTFEDNSFTFAGGSAYVDVRDVAKTAIELMENNVFGERFIIVSENNRYADLAKQIRTRLGLKEARILTRSQLNIGKLASTLFGWLIPKLRMATESNIEAISSFNTISNHKVREKLNYQFIPIQESIDFHLNNYINDKKLKK